The DNA window CCCCCGTTCCCCTCACCGGACAGGAGAACCTGGCCGAACTCCGCGAACGCTACGGTTCCGCCGCCCCCGTCGAGCTGGAACCGGGCGTCCGCGCATGGCTGCTGCTCGGTTACCAGGAGAACCTGGAAGCACTGCGTAACACGCGCAGCTTCTCCAACGACCCACGCAAATGGAGCCTACGCCGGGAAGGCCACATACCTCCGGACTCTCCCCTCCGCTATGTCGCCCAGCACCTCCCGCAGGCCGCCACCAACGACGGAGAGGTCCACCGGCGGCTCCGCTCCCCGGTCGCCGCAGCGCTCCGCCGCCTTGACGAGGAAACGTTGCAGGCCCGGGTCCAGTACCTGGCCGACCTTCACATAGACGCGTTCTCCGGTCGCGGACACGCCGAACTCGTCGAGGAGTACGGCTCCGCCCTTCCCGCGGCCGTGCTCAACTGGATCATCGGCGTTTCCGACGACGAGCGCGCTCCGGACATCGCCGCCACGGACCCCCAGAGCAGTGACCGGGCGACGGCCCACGAACAGTTGCGTACCGTGACGCAGTACTTCACCGAACTGGCGCGCCGCAAACGCGACTCACCCGGCCACGACCTCGTCAGCCAGCTGGTAGCCCACGAGTCGAACCTCTCCGACACTGAGGTGGCCCACTCCCTGACAATGCTCGTCACCTCGGGGCACGGGACAACCTCCGCTCTCATCGGCAACGCGTTGTACCGGGTACTCACCGACGCGGACCTGCGCTCGGCGCTGTTCGACTTCCAGCTGCGCGTCGATGACCTGGTCGAGCAGACCCTGTGGAACGATCCACCACAGCGGAGCTGGCTGGGGCGCTACGCTCGGGAGGACCTGCGGTTCGGCTCCGCCGACATCCGGGCCGGGGACGGAATAGTCATCGGCTTCGCCGCAGCGCACAGCGACCCGACAGCGACCGGCTCCGGTGAGTCCGCCGCCGGCCTCGGTTCCGCCACGAACCGGGCCCACCTCTCCTGGGGTGCCGGGGCCCACCAGTGCCCGGGACAGCATCTCGCCTGGCACATCGCCACCACCGGGATAAGCGCTCTGCTCCGCCGCCTACCCGACACGCGACTGGGCACATCACCCGCACGGATACGCCGTTCCGGGTTGTTGAACGGCCGGGGACTACTCGAACTGCCCGTCACCTTCACCCCGGTGGCGGCCTCCCGGAGTGGGGGCAAGACGCCGCCCTCCACGCCCGAAACCGCGCAGTACGCCCCAAGGGGCGGGGTCTCCGCGCCGTTCGCCGCCATGGTCGCCCGATGGCGGCGCCGCCGGTAGGAACTCAGCGTGGCACGTCACCGTCCGGACCGGCGGCGCGCGCACTACCGGGGTCAGCGCTGTCCGGCTGCCCACCGGCACAACGCATGTACGGAAGATCCCGGCGCCACATGCTGACCGCGTCGAAGACCGCGTACTGCAGCACCCCCACGAACGGCCACGTCAGCAGGGCGCTCAACGCGTGCAGCCGCAGCCCCGCGGTAATGACGTCGCCCGGCTGCGCGGCGTCACGCGCGCGTTGGAAGCCCTCCGCGTCGAGCAGGACTCCCACGCGCCACGCGACCACCGAACCCAGGAAGGCGCCCACCACGAGGCAGAACAGGAAAAAGAGCCGCACGTCGGCCCCGCGGAACGTAGCGGCCAGACGATACTGCAGGGCGTAGACGGTGTAGCCGGACACCAGTCCGACCGCCGTCGCCATGAGAGCGAAGTACCCTTCCGAGGCGAACGTCGTCTCGGAGACCGGGTAGGGAACGGTGGCCCCCTCCGAGGTAACGGTGACGTCGGGACGCGGGGCGAGCGTCCACCACAGCACACCGACCAACGCGCCGACCAGCGCCATCGCCCCCACGACCACCGCGGCTGCCACCAACCGCCGCTGCGTCACCAACGACCCACCCTCTTTCCTACTCTCCCGTGGTTACCGGAACATCCCAGCACCACTGTCCAGCACACCGGCACCAGGGGTGCCCCACGGGACGAGCGCGCGAACAGAACACCATCGTGCACCATAACCGAGTACGCGCCAGGACTCGTGGTTTCGGGCGGGGGCTCGGACGGCTGTCCGCACGGACGGGCCGGTGCGATCCGCCCGCACCGACCGACCGTCACCCCGACCGGCGGGAACGGCAGGGTGACGCGAGTGGACACGAATGTTCACTTTCCGGTTGGTTCAAGACGTCTCCCGCGAGTGGCACGCTTGGACCACCCGGTTCCCGTCCCCGCCGCGAAAGGTCCGAACAATGCGCCTTTCCCGAAGAAACTCCCGTGCTGTCTCTCTCACGACAGCAGCCGTTCTCTCCCTGGCCAGCGCTCCCCCGGTATCCGCGGCGGAAACGCAGCGGGACAGCGTCCGGTTCGCGACCTACAACGCGTCGCTGCACCGGCAGTCGGAGGGAGAGCTCGTCGCTGACCTGTCCGACGGCGACGACGAGCAGGCGCAGGCTGTTGCCGAGAACATCCAGCGGGTGCGCCCGGACGTTCTGCTCGTCAACGAGTTCGACTACGACGAGGCGGGGCGTGCCGCGGAACTGTTCCAACGGAACTACCTCTCCCAGGGGCAAAACGGCACCTCGGGTATCGACTACCCCTACCGGTACACGGCGCCGAGCAACACCGGGGTCCCCTCGGGCTTCGACCTGGACAACGACGGCAGGAGCGTGACCGACCCCGACGAGCCGGGCTACGCGGACGACGCTTTGGGATTCGGGGAGTTCCCCGGGCAGTACGGGATGGTCGTCTACTCCAGGTACCCCATCGACACCGACCGCGTCCGCACTTTCCGGGAGTTCCGTTGGGCGGACATGCCGCACGCCCTGCTTCCCACCGACCCGGAGACCGGCGGGGACTTCTACTCCGACGAGGAGCTTGCGGCACTGCCTCTGTCCTCCAAGAGCCACTGGGACCTCCCCGTACGTGTCGGGCCCGGGCCCCCGGTACACCTACTGGCCTCCCACCCCACGCCGCCGAACTTCGGGGGTCCCGAACAGCGCAACCTCGCCCGGAACCACGACGAGATCCGGTTCTGGTCGGACTACGTCTCGCCCCGGGCCGGGGACTACATCCACGACGACAGGGGAGAACGTGGCGGGCTGCGGCCCGGCGCCGCGTTCGTCGTCGCCGGTGACCTGAACGCGGATCCGCGCGATGGCGGCAGCCACCCCGATGCGGTGTCCCAACTGCTCGACACCGCGCGGGTGAACGCTTCGGTCCGCCCGCGCAGTGAGGGCGGGCCGGAGGCGGCCGAACTGCAGCGGGGCGCGAACGAGGAGCATGATGGCGACCCCGCTCACGACACGGGTGATTTCACCGACGACCCGGCCCCGGGGAACCTGCGTGTCGACTACGTTCTTCCCTCCCGCGGCTTGCCCGTGCGGGACAGCGGGGTGTTCTGGCCCACCACCGACGACCCGCGTTCCGAGGCCGCGGCCACCGCCTCCGACCACCGGTTGGTGTGGACAGACGTGCTTTGACCGTTCAGAAAGCGTGTCAGAACGTGCGCACGTTCTGAGTCGTCGCATTACTACGCGGCGTTGACCCCGCCCTGGGGCGGGGGCGTCCCGTGGCGGTACCCGCTACCCGACACACCCGAGGATGCGGCGGTCGTACACGGGTTTCCATCGGGCGTGTTCAGCGTCCCGGCGCAACTCTCCGTGGACGTGCCACCCGCCTCCTCGACCAGGTGGGCGAGGTTGCGGGCGGCATTGAGGTCGCGGTCCAGGTGTGTCGGGTTGGGAACGGTTTCTCCGGTGGACAGCACCGCCAAGTGGTGCCCCAGATCCACACCGATCACCCCGCCGCGCTGTGCCGGGGCGGTCTCGCGTGGGGTGGTCTCGGTGGAGAAGGAGACCATCCACCGGCCGCGCTGGAAATTCACCGTTGCCGAGCGGATCCGGCCGGTGTCCCGGGCCAGGTGGCGGGCGAGTGTGCGGGTGGACTCGTGGGTGCGCACCGTGCCGATGCGCGGCAGCGCCACATGGCGGCAATCCCGAGGGGACAGGCCGATGCTGCCGGTGGTGAACCGGCACGACCACCGCGAGCGTTTCGTCTTGAACCGGGGAAAACCCACCCGTTTCCCCGCACGGGTGCCGCGCCGGGAGGCGGTCCAGTTCGCCAGGGCGGTGGCGAGGTTGGCCGCCCCGCCGGCGTAGGCCTCCGTGGAGTTCTCCGCCCACTACGGCGCCACCTCACCCTTGACCTGGTTGAAGGCTTTGCGCAGCCCCGTAGGCCGACCACGACACGCTGGGGGTCAGCTCCCGCTCACCCACACCGGACTCGCGCTGCGCGCGGCGCTGCTCCAGATTCGTCTTGATCCGGGCGAGAGCCCGGTTGTAGGCGAAACGGGCCGCACCGCAGTGCGAGGCCAGAGCCTGCTGCTGGGCCGGGGTGGGATCCAACGCGAACTGATACGCCCGCACCAGCCCCGCACCCACGCCCGCCCCCGCGTAGCTCGCCGCAGCACAGCCCCTGGCACCCGAATCATGACCGAGAGTGGTGACATTAGCACGGATTGATCTGTTCCCGCACACAACAAGGCACAATTCCCCACCCCCACGGCCGCGGAACCACCACCGGGAAGAGAGGAATACCCCTCCGCACTCCCGGTTAGCGGGACAGTGACGGCGGCGCCCCGGCCATCGGACGCCGCGGTCGGCCGGCCGGCTCCGCCGGAGACACGGCGTCCCGCCGTCCGGCCCGCGGTTCCCGGCATGGGTGGTGAGCGAGAATAAGCACGGACACGGATACGGACACGGAAACAGTCCGAGTCGGCCGGTACACCGTCGCCGTCAGCCGACCGGACAAAGAGCTGTTCGGTGGTTCCGGCGTGACGAAACGCGACCTCGTCGCGCACTACCGCGAGGCGGCACCGTGGATGCTGCCGCACGTACGGAACCGTCCCGTGGCGCTGCACCGCTTCCCGGACGGCATCGATCCCTCCGGACCGGGGACGGCGGGGTTCTTCCAGAAACGGGTACCCGATACCGCGCCCCCGTGGGTACAACGCCTCCGTGTGGTGCGTGTCCGGGGTGGAACGCTCACCATGGTGTCCTGTACGAACGCGGCCACCCTGGCATGGCTCGCTGACCAGGGTGTCATCACGGTGCATCCCTGGTTGAGCCGCGCTGGCCACCTGGGGGAGCCGGATCGGCTCGTTGTGGATCTCGACCCGCCGAACGACGGGTTCGCCCGGGCCCGTTGGGCTGCCCGGTGCGTCCGGGAGACGCTCCAGGAGGCCGGTCTGGTGCCCTACGTGATGACCACCGGATCGCGCGGCCTGCATGTGGTGGTCCCGTTGCGGCCGGAGCGCGACCACGCGGCCGTGCGGGAGCTGGCGCTCGGCGTGGCCGAGGTCACGGCACGGCGCCATCCGGACCGGTTGACCACCCAGTTCCGGAAGGACCGACGCGGGGGGCGGTTGTTCCTCGACACTCTGCGCAACGCCTACGGGCAGCACGCCGTGGCCCCGTACGCCGTCCGTCCGTTGCCGGGCGCGCCCGTCGCCGCTCCCCTCTCCTGGGAGGAGCTGGAGGACGTTGACAGCCCACGCAGGTGGTCCGTGTCGAACTTCGGGGAACGGGTCCGGGTGCTGCGGCACCGGGGCAACCCCTGGCGGGACATGGCACGCCACGCGTGCTCCCCCGGGAAAGCGGCCCGCCGATTGGAGCGCATGGACGGCTGATCCGGCCCCGTTCGCGCCACCGCGTCCCTCCCCCGGGTGGGAACCGCGATGCCCGGACACCTTCCGTGGAGCCTCCCGCGAGGAGCGGAGGCAGGGAAGTCACATATAGCCACTCACATAGAGTATTTGTTCCTATACAGGGAATATAAATAGTCAACCGAATCTTACTTTTTCTCCTTGCACATAACCGAAGAAAAGAGGATTCGTAACGGTGGTACCTCCGTCGCTGGACCTCACCCCCGCGTGGCAAGTCCGGATCGTGGCTCACGGCGGCACGATCGCCGGAGGCGGAGTCCTCGTCCCCGGGAACCAGATCCTGACCTGCGTACACGTTGTCAATGCCGCTCTGGACCGAGGGGATAGCCCTTCCCCACCAGGAGGGGAGAGCCCCCTGCGGGTGGATCTCCCCCACGAGACCGGGTTCCGGCCCGCCGACGCTCGCGTCGTCACCGCGGCCTGGAACCCGGAACGGGACACCACACTTCTCGCGCTGGACAGCGCTCCTGCGCACACGACGGCGCGGCTTGACCCGTGCATGGCGGACACCAGTCCCGCGAACACACCGCGACCGGTGCGCGTACGGGGCTATCCGCGTGGTACTCCCGAAGGGCTGACCGCGAGCGCGCGCGTCGTCGGCGTCGGTGGCGACCGCGCCCACCGGGCACAGCTCGACATCAGTACGGACGACCCGGTCCGGTTCGAGGCGGGGTTCAGCGGCTGCGGCGTGGTGGACACCGAGAGGGGATCAGTCGTCGGGATCCTCGTCAGCGCCCGCTACGGGGGATCCGAACCGGGACACGTCGGGATCATGGAACCGGTCGAGATGGTGGAGAGCCTGTCCCACCACCTGTACGACCGGGAGCTCGAGGCGCTGCGCTCCGTACTCAGCGCGCTGCGGTTCGACGCCGTCCGTGACGTCTACCACGCGGTTGCGGGACGTGGCGCCTCCACCCCCGCTGGCTTCGCCACCGCCTGGGAGGCGTTCCTCCAGCTCCGCCAACTCGCCCCCACCCCTGACGGGCTCCCCCGTGAGGTGTCCTTCGTGGCGGGGATCGCCAGGACCGGAGTGGCGAACACCGCCACTCTGCGCTCCTACATCGACAGCCGCCCCGCGCCGGAGGTCCCACCACACGCTCCAGCCCCGGTCCGGGAGGCCCCCGCGCCGAGCCCGCAGCCCTCGGGGACACTCATCGTCACCGCGGAGCCGGTTCCGGGACGCACCGCCCCCGGCGCCCGCCATCTCCTCACACACTGGGTCGACGACGGGGAGACCCTCACCAACGGCGGTTCCGTCGAGATCGGCCAGACCCAGCTGCGCGAGTCCGTACTGGATCTGATCGGACGCGTCGAGGAGCGGATCCCGGTCTCGCAGGCCGGAAGTTCCACCGCCCTGCGCTTGGACTTCGTGCTTCCCTTCACTCTTCTCACCCGGGGAATCGCGGAATGGCGCCTACCAGCGCCGCTTACCGGCGAGGGGGAGCGCATAGGAGCCTCGTACGACCTCGTGCTGCATTCCCGGGAACGCCTGTGCAACCGGGGGTGGGAACGAGCGCGGCACAAACTGGCCGAACGTTGGCACACTCTGGGAGAGAACGGGTCCGGGAGGGTCTACCACGTTCCCGTGGAGTCCGAGGCCGCCGCGGACCCGGGAATGCAGGACAGTATGTGCGACCCGGCGATCATCGCGTGTGTTCTCGGCAGGAGCCCCTCCCAACGGGAGGGCGCCTTGCAGCTCGGATGCGCGCTGCAGACCGGAATGCCGGCCATAGCCTGGCTGGACTCCGACGACCCCCAGGAGACGAGGAACTTCCAGGAGGACTTCGCCCGCCTGGCTTCCAGCGCGGGAAACACCCTGACGGGCGAGAACGTGCTGGAGCTGCCGCACTGGGTACGGAAGTGCCGAACACGGGACGACTCCCCGCCCCAACGGGACCGTGGCTACGACCCGTACAGCGTGCACCTCATCCTGGACGACATGGTGCACATACGGAGACTGTCCAGGATCGGGATCCTCGCGCTGCCGAAACGGGCGAGGAGGGAGCGTTCGGCCGCCGTACCCCCGTCCGGGAGCACCGCACCCCACTGACCGACCGCGTCCCGCGCGAGACGAGAACCCCGCGAGCCGAACGAGAACGCCCCCACCCCGCGAGGGAGACCCCCATGACGGAAATCATAAGGTTCACGAGCACACGCGGAGATCCCATCCTTGTCGAGGCGACCGGAACGTCATCCGTGATGCGCGAGGTCTCCGGGACAGCGGGTTTCCGGAACTCGGAACACGCCTTCGAGACGATCCTGGGAAAGGTCCGCGACATGTCCGACCTCGTCGCGGGGGAACTGACCCGGCTCTCCTCGGGTCCGGACGAGGTCACCGTGGAGCTGGGGGTCAACGTCAGCGCCGAGGCGGACGTCTTCATCGCCCGCGCCTCCGGCGAGAGCAGCATCACCGTCACCATGACGTGGCGAAACGACGGCTCCGGCGGGTGGGAGGCGTGACGGCCGGGCCCGCCCGCGTCACCGACGCTCGTACATCCCGGCGATCTCGTCCGCGTACCTTTCCAGTATCCGGGTCCGGCGCAGTTTCAGCGTCGGTGTGAGCGTCTCCTCCGCGACGCTGAACCCCGGATCGATCAGGGTGAACTCGCGGATGGCCTCGGCACGGGAGACCGTGGTGTTGGCGTCGTCCACGGCGCGCTGCACCGCGGCGCGCAGCCTCGGGTCGGTAGCCAGGTCAGCCACCCCGTACTCCTCCGGGTACCCGTTCTCCCGTTTCCACGCGGAGAACTCCTCCGGCGCGAGGCTGACCAGAGCCGCGACGAACGGTTTCCCGTCCCCCACGAGCATGCACTGGTCCACCAGGGGGTCGACGCACACACGTTCCTCGATCGGAGCCGGGGTGACGTTCTTCCCTCCCGCGGTGACCAGGATCTCCTTCTTCCGTCCCGTCACCCGGATGTAACCCTCGGAATCCAGCTCACCAAGGTCGCCCGTGGCGAACCAGCCGTCCGTGAAGGCCGCCTCGGTGGCTTCGGGTCGGTTCCAGTACCGGTCGAAAACGTGCGGCCCGGAGACCAGGATCTCGCCGTCGTCGGCGATCCGCACCGCGGCGCCGGGCAACGGGGTCCCGATGGTTCCGGGACGCACACGGCCGGGGACGTTGGCCACCACGGCCGCTGTCGTCTCGGTCAGCCCGTAGCCCTCGTACACGTCCAGTCCCACACCCCGGTAGAAGTGCAGCAGCCGCTCGTCCAGCGCACCCCCGCCGGAAATGATGCTGCCGCACCGTCCACCGAGCGCGTTCCGCAACTGCCGGTACACCAGCGGCTCGAAGACGGCACGCGCGGCACGTAGCCACGGCCGGGGCCCGCTCCGGTCGAGAGACCTGCTGTAAGCGACCGCCACCGCCTCCGCACGGTCGAAGATCCTGCGCCGCAGACCACTGGTCCGGTTACGCGCGCTGCTGTGGACCTTCTCCACCACGTAGGGCACGGCGAGCAGGAAACTCGGGCGGAACGTGGCCAGATCCGCTATGAGGGAACGGACGCTGCCCGTGTGTCCCAGCTTCGCTCCCGCCTGTACCACACCGATCTGGACCATGCGCCCGAAGACGTGGGCGAGCGGGAGGAAGAGCAGCGTGGACGGCGTGCTCCCGTCCGGCTGGGGACGGAACAGTACCGACAGCTCCTGCACCACGCTGTCGACCTCGGCGCGGAAGTTGGCGTGCGTGAGCACGCACCCCTTGGGTGTACCGGTGGTTCCCGACGTGTAGACAATGGTCGCTGGCTCACCGCTCGCCACCCCGGACCGGCGTTGCGCGAGCTCAGCGTCGGTGACCCCGGCACCGGCACCGTCCAGCTCGTCCAGGGCTCCCCGGTCGATGGTCCACACCCGGCCCAGGTCCGGAAGCTGGTCCTGGAGGTCCCGGACAGTAGCAGCGCGCGTCTCGTCGTCCACGAAACAGGCCACCGCTCCGGAGTCCCGCAGGATCATCGCGATCTGCTCGGCCGAGGACGAGGGATAGATCGGCACGCTCACCGCACCGGCCGCCCAGACAGCGTAGTCGAGCACGGTCCACTCGTAGCGGTTTCCGGAGAGCAGAGCCACCCGTTGCCCCTCGGTGACGCCGCACGCCATGAGCCCCTTCGCCGCTGAGGCGACCCAGTCCCGGGTCCGGGCAGCGCTGATGTCACGCCAACCCCCCGAGTCCGGGATGCTGAGCATGGGACGGTCCGGGTCCCGCGCGGCCCGGTCGAACAGTGTCTCGGCCAGTCCGCGGGGGTCGGGATCCACGCTGGCCTCTGGTGCGGAGATATGCTGCACACTTCCGGTGTATCGGATGGCGGCACCGTGCAACGCCGGTACGCGCCCCTCAGCCGCCATGAGATGGCCCATAGTCGCTGACCGACGCGGGGACGGCGCACGTGCCGCTCCCCCATCGGGCCCCTCGAACGGCGACCGCCTTCCGGAACCCCGCGGTGGCACAACGGATCCGCTCCGTAACCGGCCCACCTAGCGTCTCTCCCGCCGCAAACGCAACATCCATCGCGCGCACACCGCCGAGGGGGGCGACCGGCCGACCTGCTCCCCTTCCTGACCTTCCTTACAGACGCTACTCCCCGTAAGGTGCTTACATGGAGCTGATGAAGGTCGAGGACGCACGGAAGAACTTCGCGGACATCCTCAACGAGGTCCGGTACCAGGGGAAACAGATCATCATCACCCGGCACGGGAAACCGGTCGCCAAGATCGCCCCTCTCACGGAGGAGGAACGCGCCGAGTACGGGAACCCGTCACCCTGAACCACAGAGCGGTTGCTGTTCGGCGGTGTGTCCTCCCGCCCGACCGCGCGGGAGCGTTCCCGCACGACCGTGCCGGTGCGGCACCGGCGGCCCGCTCGTGACGGCCAGCCCGCCGGGGGCGGGAGCCTAGCCGGAGGCGTCGAAACGCACCATGAGCGCGGTCCCTTCGGCGGTAACCGTGCCGTTGTGCCGGACCTCTCCGGAGACGAAGACCTTGCGGCGCTCGGTACCGGTGACACGCGC is part of the Haloactinospora alba genome and encodes:
- a CDS encoding cytochrome P450 family protein; translated protein: MHPPHSPASGTGPPPNSACPLYSGESPPPVPLTGQENLAELRERYGSAAPVELEPGVRAWLLLGYQENLEALRNTRSFSNDPRKWSLRREGHIPPDSPLRYVAQHLPQAATNDGEVHRRLRSPVAAALRRLDEETLQARVQYLADLHIDAFSGRGHAELVEEYGSALPAAVLNWIIGVSDDERAPDIAATDPQSSDRATAHEQLRTVTQYFTELARRKRDSPGHDLVSQLVAHESNLSDTEVAHSLTMLVTSGHGTTSALIGNALYRVLTDADLRSALFDFQLRVDDLVEQTLWNDPPQRSWLGRYAREDLRFGSADIRAGDGIVIGFAAAHSDPTATGSGESAAGLGSATNRAHLSWGAGAHQCPGQHLAWHIATTGISALLRRLPDTRLGTSPARIRRSGLLNGRGLLELPVTFTPVAASRSGGKTPPSTPETAQYAPRGGVSAPFAAMVARWRRRR
- a CDS encoding endonuclease/exonuclease/phosphatase family protein; amino-acid sequence: MRLSRRNSRAVSLTTAAVLSLASAPPVSAAETQRDSVRFATYNASLHRQSEGELVADLSDGDDEQAQAVAENIQRVRPDVLLVNEFDYDEAGRAAELFQRNYLSQGQNGTSGIDYPYRYTAPSNTGVPSGFDLDNDGRSVTDPDEPGYADDALGFGEFPGQYGMVVYSRYPIDTDRVRTFREFRWADMPHALLPTDPETGGDFYSDEELAALPLSSKSHWDLPVRVGPGPPVHLLASHPTPPNFGGPEQRNLARNHDEIRFWSDYVSPRAGDYIHDDRGERGGLRPGAAFVVAGDLNADPRDGGSHPDAVSQLLDTARVNASVRPRSEGGPEAAELQRGANEEHDGDPAHDTGDFTDDPAPGNLRVDYVLPSRGLPVRDSGVFWPTTDDPRSEAAATASDHRLVWTDVL
- a CDS encoding helix-turn-helix domain-containing protein yields the protein MRAYQFALDPTPAQQQALASHCGAARFAYNRALARIKTNLEQRRAQRESGVGERELTPSVSWSAYGAAQSLQPGQG
- the ligD gene encoding non-homologous end-joining DNA ligase, with product MSTDTDTDTETVRVGRYTVAVSRPDKELFGGSGVTKRDLVAHYREAAPWMLPHVRNRPVALHRFPDGIDPSGPGTAGFFQKRVPDTAPPWVQRLRVVRVRGGTLTMVSCTNAATLAWLADQGVITVHPWLSRAGHLGEPDRLVVDLDPPNDGFARARWAARCVRETLQEAGLVPYVMTTGSRGLHVVVPLRPERDHAAVRELALGVAEVTARRHPDRLTTQFRKDRRGGRLFLDTLRNAYGQHAVAPYAVRPLPGAPVAAPLSWEELEDVDSPRRWSVSNFGERVRVLRHRGNPWRDMARHACSPGKAARRLERMDG
- a CDS encoding VMAP-C domain-containing protein, translated to MVPPSLDLTPAWQVRIVAHGGTIAGGGVLVPGNQILTCVHVVNAALDRGDSPSPPGGESPLRVDLPHETGFRPADARVVTAAWNPERDTTLLALDSAPAHTTARLDPCMADTSPANTPRPVRVRGYPRGTPEGLTASARVVGVGGDRAHRAQLDISTDDPVRFEAGFSGCGVVDTERGSVVGILVSARYGGSEPGHVGIMEPVEMVESLSHHLYDRELEALRSVLSALRFDAVRDVYHAVAGRGASTPAGFATAWEAFLQLRQLAPTPDGLPREVSFVAGIARTGVANTATLRSYIDSRPAPEVPPHAPAPVREAPAPSPQPSGTLIVTAEPVPGRTAPGARHLLTHWVDDGETLTNGGSVEIGQTQLRESVLDLIGRVEERIPVSQAGSSTALRLDFVLPFTLLTRGIAEWRLPAPLTGEGERIGASYDLVLHSRERLCNRGWERARHKLAERWHTLGENGSGRVYHVPVESEAAADPGMQDSMCDPAIIACVLGRSPSQREGALQLGCALQTGMPAIAWLDSDDPQETRNFQEDFARLASSAGNTLTGENVLELPHWVRKCRTRDDSPPQRDRGYDPYSVHLILDDMVHIRRLSRIGILALPKRARRERSAAVPPSGSTAPH
- a CDS encoding CU044_2847 family protein produces the protein MTEIIRFTSTRGDPILVEATGTSSVMREVSGTAGFRNSEHAFETILGKVRDMSDLVAGELTRLSSGPDEVTVELGVNVSAEADVFIARASGESSITVTMTWRNDGSGGWEA
- a CDS encoding AMP-dependent synthetase/ligase, with the protein product MQHISAPEASVDPDPRGLAETLFDRAARDPDRPMLSIPDSGGWRDISAARTRDWVASAAKGLMACGVTEGQRVALLSGNRYEWTVLDYAVWAAGAVSVPIYPSSSAEQIAMILRDSGAVACFVDDETRAATVRDLQDQLPDLGRVWTIDRGALDELDGAGAGVTDAELAQRRSGVASGEPATIVYTSGTTGTPKGCVLTHANFRAEVDSVVQELSVLFRPQPDGSTPSTLLFLPLAHVFGRMVQIGVVQAGAKLGHTGSVRSLIADLATFRPSFLLAVPYVVEKVHSSARNRTSGLRRRIFDRAEAVAVAYSRSLDRSGPRPWLRAARAVFEPLVYRQLRNALGGRCGSIISGGGALDERLLHFYRGVGLDVYEGYGLTETTAAVVANVPGRVRPGTIGTPLPGAAVRIADDGEILVSGPHVFDRYWNRPEATEAAFTDGWFATGDLGELDSEGYIRVTGRKKEILVTAGGKNVTPAPIEERVCVDPLVDQCMLVGDGKPFVAALVSLAPEEFSAWKRENGYPEEYGVADLATDPRLRAAVQRAVDDANTTVSRAEAIREFTLIDPGFSVAEETLTPTLKLRRTRILERYADEIAGMYERR
- a CDS encoding type II toxin-antitoxin system Phd/YefM family antitoxin; translation: MELMKVEDARKNFADILNEVRYQGKQIIITRHGKPVAKIAPLTEEERAEYGNPSP